In Opisthocomus hoazin isolate bOpiHoa1 chromosome 3, bOpiHoa1.hap1, whole genome shotgun sequence, a genomic segment contains:
- the SLC25A32 gene encoding solute carrier family 25 member 32 — protein MSAAGPACAVEAPAAAPPARSVLRHVQLESLAAGLSGGVVSTLALHPLDLVKIRFAVSDGLELRPKYNGILHCMTTVWKHEGLRGLYQGVTPNMLGAGASWGLYFFFYNAIKAYKKEGKLESLSATEHLVSAAEAGAMTLCVTNPIWVTKTRLVLQYNAGVDSSKRQYRGMFDALIKIYKMEGIRGLYKGFVPGLFGTSHGALQFMAYEDLKLRYNKYRNRGSDTKLNTVEYITMAAVSKIFAVSATYPYQVVRARLQDQHNTYSGVFDVIRRTWRKEGIHGFYKGITPNVIRVTPACCITFVVYENLSRFLLGFRKENN, from the exons ATGAGCGCAGCCGGGCCCGCGTGCGCCGTGgaggcgccggcggcggcgcccccCGCGCGGTCCGTGCTGCGCCACGTGCAGCTGGAGAGCCTGGCGGCGGGGCTGAGCGGCGGCGTCGTCTCCACCCTGGCGCTCCACCCGCTGGACCTGGTCAAGATCCGCTTCGCAG tAAGCGATGGATTGGAGCTGAGGCCAAAATACAATGGGATTCTCCACTGTATGACCACCGTCTGGAAGCATGAAGGGCTACGAGGCTTGTATCAAGGGGTAACTCCAAACATGTTGGGAGCAGGGGCTTCCTGGGGACTTTACTTTTTCTT TTACAATGCCATCAAAGCATACAAGAAGGAGGGGAAGCTGGAAAGCCTGAGTGCAACCGAACACCTAGTGTCAGCTGCAGAGGCTG GAGCCATGACTCTCTGCGTTACAAACCCAATATGGGTAACGAAGACACGACTTGTGTTACAATATAATGCTGGTGTTGATTCATCAAAGCGGCAATACAGAGGAATGTTTGATGCTCTTATAAAGATATACAAGATGGAGGGCATACGTGGATTATATAAG GGATTTGTGCCTGGTCTGTTCGGAACTTCACACGGAGCACTTCAGTTCATGGCATACGAGGATTTGAAACTGAGATACAACAAGTACAGAAACAGAGGATCAGATACAAAATTG aACACTGTGGAATACATAACGATGGCAGCTGTATCAAAAATATTTGCTGTGTCAGCAACATATCCTTATCAAGTTGTGCGAGCTCGTCTTCAAGATCAGCATAATACGTATTCTGGTGTGTTTGATGTGATCCGCAGGACATGGAG gaaagaaggaattcATGGATTTTACAAAGGAATTACCCCCAATGTGATCAGAGTGACTCCTGCCTGCTGTATTACCTTTGTCGTTTATGAAAATTTGTCTCGTTTTTTACTtggttttagaaaagaaaataattaa
- the CTHRC1 gene encoding collagen triple helix repeat-containing protein 1, which produces MRRAPPLSPLSPLSLLSLLSLLLSLLLSAAPPAGGSESPKGKQKALRQREVVEAYNGVCLQGPSGVPGRDGNPGANGIPGTPGIPGRDGLKGEKGECMRESIEESWTPNFKQCSWSALNYGIDLGKIAECTFTKMRSNSALRVLFSGSLRLKCKSACCQRWYFTFNGAECAGPLPIEAIIYLDQGSPELNSTINIHRTSSVEGLCEGINAGLVDIAIWVGTCSDYPRGDASTGWNSVSRIIIEELPK; this is translated from the exons ATGCGCCGCGCCCCTCCGCTGTCGCCGCTGTCGCCGCTGTCGCTGCTATCGCTGCTGTCGCTGCTGCTGTCGCTGCTGCTGTcggcggccccgccggccggcGGCTCGGAGAGCCCGAAGGGGAAGCAGAAGGCGCTGCGGCAGCGGGAGGTGGTGGAGGCg TACAACGGCGTGTGCCTGCAAGGCCCCAGTGGTGTTCCTGGACGGGATGGAAACCCGGGAGCCAACGGGATCCCTGGGACGCCTGGGatcccgggacgggacgggctgAAGGGGGAGAAGGGCGAGTGCATGCGCGAGAGCATCGAGGAGTCCTGGACGCCCAACTTCAAGCAGTGCTCGTGGAGCGCGCTTAATTACGGCATCGATCTCGGGAAGATAGCG GAATGTACATTTACAAAGATGCGCTCGAACAGTGCTCTCCGCGTTCTCTTCAGTGGATCGCTTCGGCTAAAATGCAAAAGTGCCTGTTGTCAGCGCTGGTACTTTACTTTTAATGGAGCAGAATGTGCTGGGCCACTTCCTATTGAAGCCATAATATATTTGGATCAGGGAAGCCCGGAGCTGAATTCTACTATTAATATACACCGAACTTCTTCAG TGGAAGGTCTGTGTGAAGGGATCAATGCCGGCTTGGTCGATATTGCCATCTGGGTGGGGACTTGCTCAGATTACCCACGGGGAGACGCTTCTACTGGATGGAATTCAGTCTCCCGAATCATCATTGAAGAACTGCCAAAATAA